A genomic stretch from Candidatus Baltobacteraceae bacterium includes:
- a CDS encoding carbohydrate porin, translated as MRLQIGNRHRWKMAAAMLFLPAVALVLASGPAAATPPPLVPAPVASASPGASAQPAGFFTGLRRRTQLLGDPFGARTWLSRYGMTLSASETSEELGNVTGGYKQGFDYDGLTQMDLQLDTQRGFGWFGGTFNASALSIHGRDLSESNLGSLQTASGIEADDASRLWELWYQQELRRDGRMDVKVGQQSLDQEFIVNQNASLFVNTMFGWPMLPSANLPGGGPAYPLSALGVRLRAEPTNSLTVLTGVFNGSPDTVNVGDPQRENPNGLIFPLNGGVLAIGELQYTYPALGQIVYSDKPEPLARTIKLGFWYDSENFPDLAIDRNGIPLVSPASSGVPRLHQGNYSAYVTIDQLLYQQADDPYRTVSAFARVMGDPLGASNLIEFSANAGLTLHEPIRHRRDDTLGIGFGYTHVSSGALMADEYAQQYVNPAIPLQSGEAYVESTYQYQLYPWIQLQPDFQYTFNPGAGILNVDPPFKKVQDEAVVGIRAIIQL; from the coding sequence GTGCGTCTTCAGATTGGGAACCGCCATCGCTGGAAGATGGCGGCGGCCATGCTGTTCCTGCCGGCGGTTGCGCTCGTCCTGGCAAGCGGTCCCGCCGCGGCTACTCCGCCGCCACTCGTGCCCGCTCCGGTAGCGAGCGCCTCGCCGGGCGCCTCGGCACAGCCTGCCGGCTTTTTTACCGGGCTCCGCCGCCGCACCCAATTGCTAGGCGACCCGTTTGGTGCCCGAACCTGGCTCAGCCGTTACGGGATGACCTTGTCCGCCTCGGAGACGAGCGAGGAACTCGGCAATGTTACCGGCGGGTACAAGCAGGGCTTTGACTACGATGGTCTGACGCAGATGGACCTTCAACTCGATACGCAACGTGGGTTCGGTTGGTTCGGTGGAACGTTTAACGCCAGCGCTCTGTCGATTCACGGCCGCGACCTCAGTGAGTCGAACCTCGGTTCTCTTCAGACGGCGAGCGGAATCGAAGCCGACGACGCGTCGCGGTTATGGGAGCTGTGGTATCAACAGGAGCTACGGCGCGACGGACGCATGGACGTGAAGGTAGGGCAACAGAGCCTCGATCAGGAGTTCATCGTCAATCAGAACGCGTCGCTGTTCGTCAACACGATGTTCGGTTGGCCGATGCTCCCGTCAGCGAATCTGCCCGGCGGCGGCCCGGCGTATCCGCTTTCTGCGTTGGGCGTCCGCCTGCGTGCCGAGCCGACGAACTCGCTGACCGTTCTGACGGGCGTGTTCAACGGTAGTCCCGACACCGTCAACGTCGGCGATCCGCAACGTGAGAATCCAAACGGGTTGATCTTTCCGCTAAACGGCGGGGTCCTCGCGATCGGTGAACTCCAATACACGTATCCAGCCCTCGGCCAGATCGTTTATAGCGACAAGCCCGAACCGCTGGCGCGCACGATCAAATTGGGCTTCTGGTACGATTCGGAAAATTTTCCCGATCTCGCAATCGATCGGAACGGTATTCCGCTCGTGAGCCCGGCGAGTAGCGGCGTGCCGCGCCTGCATCAAGGCAATTATTCGGCCTATGTGACCATCGATCAATTGCTCTATCAACAAGCCGACGACCCATACCGCACGGTCAGCGCATTCGCACGTGTGATGGGCGACCCGCTCGGCGCATCCAACCTGATCGAGTTCAGCGCAAACGCCGGGCTGACGCTGCACGAACCGATTCGACACCGGCGCGATGACACGCTCGGTATCGGTTTTGGCTATACGCACGTCAGCAGCGGTGCGTTGATGGCGGATGAGTACGCTCAGCAGTACGTCAATCCGGCGATACCGTTGCAATCGGGCGAAGCCTACGTCGAATCCACGTATCAATATCAGCTCTATCCGTGGATCCAATTGCAACCCGACTTCCAGTACACGTTCAATCCCGGGGCGGGGATCCTCAATGTCGATCCGCCGTTCAAGAAGGTGCAAGATGAAGCCGTTGTCGGTATCCGTGCGATCATTCAGCTATAG
- a CDS encoding Fic family protein, which produces MDIRQFQPQAPGRLVKISEGGHAFIPAPLPIGADLYTADLILALDEATAELGRLDGLAANLPDPELLIGPFLRREAVLSSRIEGTQTTYSDLVLFEAAEIAANTGDTSEVRNYISALKYGVRRAEEIPFGRQLILEIHDTLMASAEAKVRRGQFRDRQVFIAQKGLTIRDARYVPPPALEVEPLFDNLAAYLQAPNQLPLLIRLAITHYQFEAIHPFIDGNGRLGRLLIVLMLCKERRLNAPMLYLSAYFERRRQQYNDLMLEVSRSGAWTDWIIFFLRGVALQARDAIQRTRQLQALRQQYRDRFRTARTAASVLTLVDALFELPVLTNRRAQSILGFSWQAASENIQKLVDAQIVQRVDVPGRVQYFLATEIVEILDRAEAIPAEAPPEVSDAEEVTQAT; this is translated from the coding sequence ATGGATATCCGCCAATTCCAGCCGCAAGCGCCCGGACGCCTGGTCAAGATCAGCGAAGGCGGCCATGCCTTTATCCCGGCGCCGCTCCCGATCGGCGCCGACCTCTACACCGCCGACCTCATTCTTGCTCTCGACGAAGCTACCGCCGAACTCGGTCGCTTGGACGGTTTGGCGGCGAACCTTCCCGACCCCGAGCTACTGATCGGTCCCTTTCTCCGGCGCGAGGCGGTGCTTTCCAGCCGCATTGAAGGAACGCAAACGACCTATTCGGATCTCGTCCTCTTCGAAGCGGCCGAGATCGCGGCGAACACCGGCGATACAAGCGAGGTGCGCAACTATATTTCTGCGCTCAAATATGGCGTCCGCCGCGCCGAGGAAATCCCGTTTGGTCGGCAACTGATCCTAGAAATCCATGACACGCTCATGGCGAGCGCCGAAGCGAAGGTTCGGCGCGGTCAATTTCGCGACCGTCAGGTGTTCATTGCCCAAAAAGGCTTGACGATTCGCGACGCACGCTACGTTCCACCGCCGGCACTGGAAGTGGAACCACTTTTTGACAACCTCGCTGCGTATTTGCAAGCGCCAAATCAACTTCCGCTGCTTATACGGCTCGCAATCACCCACTATCAGTTCGAGGCAATTCACCCATTCATTGATGGTAACGGCCGTCTTGGTCGGTTACTCATTGTGTTGATGCTTTGCAAAGAACGTCGACTGAACGCACCAATGCTCTATCTCAGTGCGTACTTCGAGCGACGCCGACAGCAGTACAACGATCTGATGTTAGAGGTTAGTCGCAGTGGTGCTTGGACCGACTGGATCATATTTTTTCTACGGGGCGTAGCGTTACAAGCGCGGGACGCGATTCAACGTACGCGGCAATTGCAGGCACTACGGCAGCAATATCGCGACCGCTTTCGCACAGCTAGAACGGCAGCATCCGTCCTTACGCTCGTCGATGCCCTTTTCGAGCTTCCCGTTCTTACGAATCGCCGAGCACAGTCGATCTTGGGCTTTTCGTGGCAAGCGGCGAGCGAGAATATCCAGAAACTCGTCGATGCCCAGATCGTTCAGCGTGTCGATGTTCCCGGCCGCGTGCAGTATTTTCTCGCGACTGAGATTGTCGAGATTTTGGACCGGGCGGAGGCGATTCCGGCAGAGGCTCCGCCCGAAGTATCTGATGCGGAGGAAGTAACGCAAGCAACATGA
- a CDS encoding aminotransferase class I/II-fold pyridoxal phosphate-dependent enzyme — MRQRSFASDNNAPVAPEILQAILDANEGDAVGYGDDPWTARAIARFRAHFGEDTDVYFAFNGTGANVVALSCVVRPWEAVLTPASAHLQVDECSAFERFAGAKVIPIVTEDGKVRIADLEPHLRVGHAEHHPQPRAISISNTTEYGDVYEPDEVRELCAFAHDRGLIVHVDGARIANAAAALGTTPRSLTKELGVDILSYGGTKNGLMGGEAICFFDPQLSSQVAPYVRKQAMQLASKMRFISAQFEALLTNDRWLRYATHANAMARRLLASVRDIPGVRITRPVRANAIFATLSREAIARVQEQFFFYCFDEALPEVRWMTHWATTESDVDAFVAAVKSALSSRA; from the coding sequence ATGAGGCAACGCAGCTTCGCCAGCGACAACAACGCGCCGGTCGCACCCGAGATTCTTCAGGCGATTCTCGATGCGAACGAGGGCGACGCGGTTGGATACGGTGACGATCCCTGGACGGCGCGCGCGATCGCGCGCTTTCGCGCGCACTTCGGCGAGGATACCGATGTGTATTTTGCGTTCAACGGCACGGGCGCCAACGTCGTCGCCCTCAGCTGCGTGGTGCGGCCATGGGAAGCCGTGCTCACGCCGGCAAGCGCGCATCTGCAGGTCGACGAGTGCAGCGCATTCGAGCGCTTTGCCGGCGCGAAAGTCATTCCGATCGTGACCGAGGACGGCAAGGTGCGAATCGCCGACCTCGAGCCGCATCTGCGCGTCGGCCATGCCGAACATCATCCACAACCCCGCGCCATCTCGATCTCGAACACGACCGAGTACGGCGACGTGTACGAGCCGGACGAAGTGCGCGAGCTATGCGCCTTCGCGCACGATCGCGGATTGATCGTTCACGTCGACGGGGCTCGCATCGCGAACGCCGCGGCCGCGCTCGGCACGACCCCGCGATCGCTCACCAAAGAGCTGGGCGTCGACATCCTTAGCTACGGCGGCACGAAAAACGGGCTCATGGGTGGCGAAGCGATTTGTTTCTTCGATCCACAGCTGAGTTCGCAGGTCGCGCCGTACGTGCGCAAACAGGCGATGCAGCTCGCTTCGAAGATGCGCTTTATCTCGGCGCAATTCGAGGCGCTGCTGACCAACGATCGCTGGCTGCGCTATGCGACGCATGCCAACGCGATGGCACGGCGTCTGCTCGCAAGTGTGCGCGATATTCCCGGCGTGCGCATCACGCGGCCGGTCCGCGCCAACGCGATCTTCGCTACGCTCTCACGCGAAGCAATCGCGCGCGTACAGGAGCAGTTCTTCTTCTACTGCTTCGACGAAGCGCTCCCCGAGGTGCGCTGGATGACCCACTGGGCCACGACCGAATCCGACGTCGACGCCTTCGTGGCGGCGGTCAAGTCTGCTCTGTCATCCCGAGCATAG
- a CDS encoding MBL fold metallo-hydrolase yields MAELTFIGAAGIVTGSKHLLTVGTKHVLVDCGMFQGTKDVVALNGIPLPIAAGDIDAVIVTHGHLDHVGYLPKLVHDGFSGPIYCTPPTRAVMQIVLDDSANLQQELQERGYQHQRPYSPPMYYDPQDVERTMKHVQPIPLHQAFTVAGVMQATYYDAGHIIGSAFVALEFDGKRVVFSGDIGRYDRPLLFGPEPMGAATDLICESTYANQVHPPQPLEDLRRAILAGIARGGAIVIPAFAVERSQDILLAVATLQTNDPHIATLPVHLDSPMAEKVDAVFEHFPDAHRPIANDSLSTPFGVRNFTEHVTTQSSKELNDVQGPHLILSASGMASGGRVLHHLHNHIGDPKATIIFPGYQSLGTLGYILTHGAKHVTLFNDVIPIHARLVHLSGFSAHADRNELHRWLQTCTATPHLYAVHGEAPSAAALAAMGRAAFGWQADVAHRGTTVTL; encoded by the coding sequence GTGGCTGAGCTCACGTTTATCGGCGCGGCCGGCATCGTCACCGGAAGCAAGCATCTTTTGACGGTCGGAACGAAGCACGTGCTCGTCGATTGCGGCATGTTTCAAGGCACGAAAGACGTCGTTGCGCTCAACGGTATCCCGCTGCCGATCGCCGCCGGCGATATCGACGCGGTAATCGTCACGCACGGTCATCTCGATCACGTCGGGTATCTGCCCAAACTGGTCCACGACGGCTTCTCGGGGCCGATCTATTGCACGCCCCCTACGCGAGCGGTCATGCAGATCGTGCTCGACGACTCGGCCAATCTGCAGCAGGAGCTGCAGGAACGCGGGTATCAGCATCAGCGCCCGTACTCACCGCCGATGTACTACGATCCGCAGGACGTCGAGCGCACGATGAAACACGTGCAGCCGATTCCGCTACATCAGGCCTTCACCGTCGCGGGCGTCATGCAGGCGACGTATTACGACGCCGGCCACATCATCGGTTCGGCTTTCGTTGCGCTCGAATTCGATGGCAAGCGCGTCGTATTCTCCGGCGACATCGGGCGCTACGACCGGCCATTGCTCTTCGGGCCCGAGCCGATGGGCGCGGCGACCGATCTCATCTGCGAATCGACCTATGCCAACCAGGTCCATCCGCCGCAGCCGCTTGAAGACTTGCGCCGAGCGATACTTGCCGGCATCGCGCGCGGCGGCGCGATCGTGATTCCGGCGTTCGCGGTCGAACGCTCGCAAGACATCCTCCTCGCGGTCGCGACCCTGCAAACGAACGATCCGCACATAGCAACGTTGCCGGTCCACCTCGATAGCCCGATGGCCGAGAAAGTCGACGCGGTCTTCGAACACTTCCCCGACGCGCACAGACCGATCGCCAACGACTCGCTCTCGACACCGTTCGGCGTGCGAAACTTCACCGAGCACGTAACCACACAAAGCTCGAAGGAGCTCAACGACGTGCAGGGCCCGCATTTGATTCTCTCGGCCAGCGGCATGGCTTCGGGCGGCCGCGTGTTGCACCACTTGCACAACCACATCGGCGACCCCAAGGCCACGATCATCTTCCCCGGATACCAATCGCTCGGAACGCTCGGCTACATTTTGACCCACGGCGCGAAGCACGTGACGCTTTTCAACGACGTGATTCCGATTCACGCGAGGCTCGTACACCTTTCGGGCTTCAGTGCCCACGCCGATCGCAACGAACTCCATCGCTGGCTGCAAACCTGCACGGCGACGCCGCATCTGTACGCCGTGCACGGCGAAGCGCCATCGGCGGCCGCACTCGCGGCGATGGGCCGCGCTGCATTCGGCTGGCAGGCCGACGTCGCCCATCGAGGAACCACGGTGACGCTATGA